One Papaver somniferum cultivar HN1 chromosome 10, ASM357369v1, whole genome shotgun sequence genomic window carries:
- the LOC113314965 gene encoding BTB/POZ domain-containing protein At3g22104-like isoform X2, which yields MEEVRCAALEVDVNGEATFLVNKSILASFSGRISKLFGKSTELDSKLKVIFHDFPGEAEGFELMARFCYNNGKIQITPFNISVLHSVAHFMEMTRDSSGNGTLVEQTDNCIEEIAYWSWSELVVALKQCQILIPSAISSILLDKCLEFTVAKLVSVCDETSSISSPDSSGFRYSCDTKSTQSGKHNSCRPNWWFEDLTFLNQCLLEKLIKAMLSRKFDQLTISRFLFYYQKTRSSGVDLDKKLKIMETVIDHLFLLDWNFVSCKSLFGILRVASGLKISKCSRDKLESMIGVQLDQANLDNLLIPSPPGINSLYDVNLVLRFLKLFLLGGDSWVSVTRMRKVANLIDLYMSEVAPDPSLRPSKFVALAIAVPDSGRDSYDGIFRAMDMYLEIHSKLTEEEKLKICCALNYEKLSSEACKHLSQNSKFPCKTTIQALVSQQGKHMKLQSNTEKENKRKLIEKEKEQVVLYAKNLNFPAESEDLREHLQGMQWRVLELEKSIIRVYNNGGYLQVLLLQLDSFCSFSYFIKR from the exons ATGGAAGAGGTTCGTTGTGCAGCTCTTGAAGTGGATGTTAATGGCGAAGCAACTTTCTTGGTAAATAAG AGTATTCTTGCATCTTTCTCGGGTAGAATAAGCAAATTATTTGGCAAATCGACGGAATTAGATTCGAAGCTTAAGGTGATATTCCATGACTTTCCAGGGGAAGCAGAGGGCTTTGAACTCATGGCAAGGTTTTGTTATAACAATGGTAAAATTCAGATAACTCCATTTAATATCTCTGTCTTGCATTCTGTTGCTCATTTCATGGAAATGACTAGAGATTCATCTGGAAATGGAACTTTGGTTGAGCAAACTGATAATTGCATCGAAGAAATTGCGTATTGGAGCTGGTCTGAACTCGTGGTAGCCTTAAAGCAGTGTCAAATTTTGATCCCTAGCGCGATTTCTTCAATTTTGCTTGATAAATGCTTAGAGTTCACAGTAGCAAAGTTGGTTTCAGTCTGTGATGAGACTTCATCTATTTCTTCGCCTGACAGCTCTGGTTTTCGGTATTCATGTGACACAAAAAGCACCCAAAGTGGGAAGCACAATAGCTGTCGGCCAAATTGGTGGTTTGAGGATCTTACGTTTCTGAACCAGTGTTTGCTGGAGAAATTGATTAAGGCAATGTTGTCCCGGAAATTCGACCAATTGACAATCAGTAGATTTCTTTTTTACTACCAAAAAACTAGATCCTCCGGGGTGGATCTTGATAAGAAGCTTAAAATCATGGAGACAGTTATTGATCATCTCTTTTTACTTGATTGGAACTTTGTTTCCTGTAAGAGCTTATTTGGCATTCTCCGGGTGGCTTCGGGTCTGAAGATAAGCAAATGTAGCAGGGATAAGTTAGAGAGTATGATTGGTGTGCAGCTAGATCAAGCAAATCTGGATAATCTGCTTATTCCATCCCCACCAGGAATCAATTCTCTTTACGACGTAAACTTAGTTCTAAGGTTCTTGAAGTTATTTCTTCTTGGCGGTGACTCTTGGGTGTCGGTTACCCGAATGAGGAAAGTGGCAAACTTAATAGACTTGTACATGTCAGAAGTAGCTCCTGATCCTTCTTTAAGACCTTCTAAGTTTGTTGCTCTAGCCATTGCTGTGCCTGATTCTGGGAGAGACTCTTATGATGGGATATTTCGAGCCATGGATATGTATCTTGAG ATCCATTCAAAATTGACCGAAGAGGAAAAACTGAAGATATGTTGTGCATTAAACTATGAGAAGCTCTCATCGGAAGCCTGCAAACACCTTTCTCAAAACTCGAAATTCCCGTGCAAAACAACAATTCAAGCTCTAGTTTCTCAACAAGGGAAGCATATGAAGTTGCAATCCAATACAGAGAAGGAAAACAAACGCAAGCTTATAGAAAAGGAGAAAGAGCAAGTTGTGTTGTACGCGAAAAATCTGAATTTCCCAGCAGAGAGTGAGGACCTCAGAGAACATTTGCAAGGAATGCAGTGGAGGGTACTGGAATTGGAAAAG AGTATAATTCGTGTATATAATAATGGGGGTTACttacaagtgctgctgctgcaaTTGGACAGTTTttgctctttttcttattttatcaaaaggtaa
- the LOC113314965 gene encoding BTB/POZ domain-containing protein At3g22104-like isoform X1, producing the protein MEEVRCAALEVDVNGEATFLVNKSILASFSGRISKLFGKSTELDSKLKVIFHDFPGEAEGFELMARFCYNNGKIQITPFNISVLHSVAHFMEMTRDSSGNGTLVEQTDNCIEEIAYWSWSELVVALKQCQILIPSAISSILLDKCLEFTVAKLVSVCDETSSISSPDSSGFRYSCDTKSTQSGKHNSCRPNWWFEDLTFLNQCLLEKLIKAMLSRKFDQLTISRFLFYYQKTRSSGVDLDKKLKIMETVIDHLFLLDWNFVSCKSLFGILRVASGLKISKCSRDKLESMIGVQLDQANLDNLLIPSPPGINSLYDVNLVLRFLKLFLLGGDSWVSVTRMRKVANLIDLYMSEVAPDPSLRPSKFVALAIAVPDSGRDSYDGIFRAMDMYLEIHSKLTEEEKLKICCALNYEKLSSEACKHLSQNSKFPCKTTIQALVSQQGKHMKLQSNTEKENKRKLIEKEKEQVVLYAKNLNFPAESEDLREHLQGMQWRVLELEKVCRKMQTQMAKVIKTKVTSSSSTSTAKSLPWLCS; encoded by the exons ATGGAAGAGGTTCGTTGTGCAGCTCTTGAAGTGGATGTTAATGGCGAAGCAACTTTCTTGGTAAATAAG AGTATTCTTGCATCTTTCTCGGGTAGAATAAGCAAATTATTTGGCAAATCGACGGAATTAGATTCGAAGCTTAAGGTGATATTCCATGACTTTCCAGGGGAAGCAGAGGGCTTTGAACTCATGGCAAGGTTTTGTTATAACAATGGTAAAATTCAGATAACTCCATTTAATATCTCTGTCTTGCATTCTGTTGCTCATTTCATGGAAATGACTAGAGATTCATCTGGAAATGGAACTTTGGTTGAGCAAACTGATAATTGCATCGAAGAAATTGCGTATTGGAGCTGGTCTGAACTCGTGGTAGCCTTAAAGCAGTGTCAAATTTTGATCCCTAGCGCGATTTCTTCAATTTTGCTTGATAAATGCTTAGAGTTCACAGTAGCAAAGTTGGTTTCAGTCTGTGATGAGACTTCATCTATTTCTTCGCCTGACAGCTCTGGTTTTCGGTATTCATGTGACACAAAAAGCACCCAAAGTGGGAAGCACAATAGCTGTCGGCCAAATTGGTGGTTTGAGGATCTTACGTTTCTGAACCAGTGTTTGCTGGAGAAATTGATTAAGGCAATGTTGTCCCGGAAATTCGACCAATTGACAATCAGTAGATTTCTTTTTTACTACCAAAAAACTAGATCCTCCGGGGTGGATCTTGATAAGAAGCTTAAAATCATGGAGACAGTTATTGATCATCTCTTTTTACTTGATTGGAACTTTGTTTCCTGTAAGAGCTTATTTGGCATTCTCCGGGTGGCTTCGGGTCTGAAGATAAGCAAATGTAGCAGGGATAAGTTAGAGAGTATGATTGGTGTGCAGCTAGATCAAGCAAATCTGGATAATCTGCTTATTCCATCCCCACCAGGAATCAATTCTCTTTACGACGTAAACTTAGTTCTAAGGTTCTTGAAGTTATTTCTTCTTGGCGGTGACTCTTGGGTGTCGGTTACCCGAATGAGGAAAGTGGCAAACTTAATAGACTTGTACATGTCAGAAGTAGCTCCTGATCCTTCTTTAAGACCTTCTAAGTTTGTTGCTCTAGCCATTGCTGTGCCTGATTCTGGGAGAGACTCTTATGATGGGATATTTCGAGCCATGGATATGTATCTTGAG ATCCATTCAAAATTGACCGAAGAGGAAAAACTGAAGATATGTTGTGCATTAAACTATGAGAAGCTCTCATCGGAAGCCTGCAAACACCTTTCTCAAAACTCGAAATTCCCGTGCAAAACAACAATTCAAGCTCTAGTTTCTCAACAAGGGAAGCATATGAAGTTGCAATCCAATACAGAGAAGGAAAACAAACGCAAGCTTATAGAAAAGGAGAAAGAGCAAGTTGTGTTGTACGCGAAAAATCTGAATTTCCCAGCAGAGAGTGAGGACCTCAGAGAACATTTGCAAGGAATGCAGTGGAGGGTACTGGAATTGGAAAAGGTTTGTAGGAAAATGCAAACTCAAATGGCTAAAGTTATTAAAACTAAAGTAACTAGTAGTAGCAGTACTAGTACTGCCAAATCTTTACCCTGGTTATGTTCATGA
- the LOC113319133 gene encoding mRNA cap guanine-N7 methyltransferase 1-like has translation MKRGYESASTSIAPPQSRQRIDPNGASQYQEEDENTRNLARRVADHYSARSNQTLEEREASPIIHLKKLNNWIKSVLIQLYARRGDVVLDLACGKGGDLIKWDKARVGYYVGIDIAEGSIEDCRTRYNGDADHHQRRNRLTFPARLLCGDCFEVRLDEVLRDDGPFDICSCQFAMHYSWSTEARARRALANVSALLRPGGTFIGTMPDANVIIKKLREAEGLTIGNSVYWIRFDEEYDHKTFKSSTPFGIKYKFHLEDAVDCPEWIVPFPVFKSLAEEYDLELVFVKNSHEFVDQYLKRPEFAELMRRLGALGDGNQDTSTLSPDEWEVAYLYSAFVLKKRGEPDPNRKRANRTNNGPTQISKDDIMYISNDE, from the exons ATGAAAAGAGGATATGAATCCGCTTCAACCTCTATTGCTCCACCTCAATCAAGGCAAAGAATAGATCCTAATG GTGCTTCACAgtatcaagaagaagatgaaaacactAGGAATTTGGCACGAAGAGTTGCTGACCATTACAGTGCAAGGTCCAATCAGACTTTGGAAGAGCGAGAAGCCAGTCCAATTATCCATTTGAAAAAGCTCAATAATTGG ATAAAGAGTGTTCTAATTCAGCTTTATGCTCGCCGTGGAGATGTTGTTCTAGATCTTGCGTGCGGCAAG GGTGGTGATTTGATAAAGTGGGACAAGGCAAGGGTTGGATATTATGTTGGTATTGATATAGCCGAAGGCtcg aTAGAAGACTGTAGAACACGTTACAATGGGGATGCAGACCATCATCAACGTCGCAATAGGTTAACATTTCCAGCACGCCTCTTATGTGGTGATTGCTTCGAG GTTCGCTTGGATGAAGTTTTGAGGGATGACGGACCATTTGATATTTGCAGTTGCCAG TTTGCCATGCACTACTCTTGGTCTACTGAGGCACGTGCACGACGAGCCTTGGCCAATGTATCTGCCTTGCTTCGTCCAGGCGGGACCTTCATTGGTACAATGCCAGATGCGAATGTTATTATAAAAAAGCTTAGAGAAG CGGAGGGACTGACTATTGGGAATAGCGTCTACTGGATCCGTTTTGATGAAGAATATGATCATAAG ACGTTCAAATCGTCTACTCCCTTTGGTATCAAGTACAAATTCCATTTGGAG gATGCTGTCGATTGTCCTGAATGGATCGTTCCTTTTCCAGTTTTCAAATCACTGGCAGAAGAG TACGACTTAGAACTTGTTTTCGTGAAGAATTCGCATGAATTTGTAGACCAGTACTTGAAAAGGCCAGAATTTGCTGAGCTTATGCGGCGCCTTGGTGCCTTGGGTGATGGAAATCAGGACACAA GCACTCTATCACCAGATGAATGGGAAGTAGCATACCTGTATTCGGCATTTGTCTTGAAGAAG CGAGGTGAACCAGATCCCAACCGAAAGAGAGCTAATAGAACAAACAACGGACCGACTCAGATATCAAAGGACGACATTATGTACATCAGCAATGATGAATGA